The Paracoccus sediminicola genome has a segment encoding these proteins:
- the prfB gene encoding peptide chain release factor 2, whose amino-acid sequence MRAETAATVDAIRKSLRLLAQRMDWETAPHRLEELNAMIEDGELWNDPARAQKLMRDRQALSDAVEGYRRIEGDLEANAEMVELAEAEGDDELVSEAESNLKKLAEEAAQKELEALLNGEADGNDTFLEINAGAGGTESCDWASMLARMYVRWAEKKGYDVELISESAGDEAGIRSAAYRISGHNAYGWLKTESGVHRLVRISPYDSSARRHTSFSSVWVYPVVDENIEINVPDSDIRIDTYRSSGAGGQHVNTTDSAVRITHLPTGIVVTSSMKSQHQNREAAMNALKARLYQQELDRRNAEINAQHDAKGDAGWGNQIRSYVLHPYQMVKDLRTSHETSDTQGVLDGDLDAFMAATLALDVSGKSRAEATAED is encoded by the coding sequence ATGCGCGCCGAAACCGCTGCCACCGTCGATGCGATCCGCAAATCCCTGCGGCTGCTGGCGCAGCGCATGGATTGGGAGACCGCGCCGCACCGGCTGGAAGAGCTGAACGCGATGATCGAGGATGGCGAGCTGTGGAACGACCCGGCCCGCGCCCAGAAGCTGATGCGCGACCGTCAGGCGCTGTCCGATGCCGTCGAAGGCTATCGCCGCATCGAGGGCGATCTGGAGGCCAATGCCGAGATGGTCGAACTGGCCGAGGCCGAGGGCGACGATGAACTGGTCTCGGAAGCGGAAAGCAACCTGAAGAAGCTGGCCGAGGAAGCCGCCCAGAAAGAGCTTGAGGCGCTGCTGAACGGCGAGGCGGATGGCAACGACACCTTCCTTGAAATCAACGCGGGCGCGGGCGGCACGGAAAGCTGCGACTGGGCGTCCATGCTGGCGCGGATGTATGTGCGTTGGGCCGAGAAGAAGGGCTATGACGTCGAACTCATTTCAGAATCCGCCGGCGACGAGGCGGGCATCCGCTCGGCCGCCTACCGGATTTCGGGGCATAACGCCTATGGCTGGCTGAAGACGGAGTCGGGTGTGCACCGGCTGGTGCGGATCTCGCCCTATGACAGCTCGGCGCGGCGGCATACCTCGTTCTCCTCGGTCTGGGTCTATCCGGTGGTGGATGAGAATATCGAGATCAACGTGCCCGACAGCGATATCCGCATCGACACCTATCGGTCATCCGGCGCGGGCGGGCAGCATGTCAACACCACCGACTCGGCGGTGCGGATCACCCACCTGCCGACCGGGATCGTGGTGACCAGCTCGATGAAGTCCCAGCACCAGAACCGCGAAGCGGCGATGAATGCCCTGAAAGCAAGGCTTTACCAGCAAGAGCTCGACCGTCGAAATGCCGAGATCAATGCCCAGCACGACGCCAAGGGCGATGCCGGATGGGGCAACCAGATCCGGTCCTACGTGCTGCATCCCTATCAGATGGTGAAGGATCTGCGCACCTCGCATGAGACCTCGGACACGCAGGGCGTGCTGGATGGCGATCTGGACGCGTTCATGGCCGCGACGCTGGCGCTGGATGTTTCGGGCAAGAGCAGGGCCGAGGCGACGGCGGAGGATTGA
- a CDS encoding Hint domain-containing protein, which translates to MADYSFGGLLDADGAFTWVSGGTNPGLTIDEASNGLPEVSAGQVFTYNGGGKEAVVVTDDDTGFLESDSSQQRLAEPATINGVSYGAGTQITSTGLILFRDPDTGTEYTVYTGTMGTNSDRETSATEFYIWQDGKEPPDGTDLTVVSRSQPRSIPYSTLPAPCFCNGTLIETPDGPRPVEDLSEGDLVITASGRAMPILWIGSREVQPQELLALPNLRPVVISAGSLGKARPATDLMLSPQHRVRISSAITQALAGTAHVLIPAIKLLGVPGVRLHDGNVPFTYFHLLLEAHSCVLSNGAWTESLYLGKEFLGSLSAEGRAELEMIFPELFDADFRYPLAAPIMSRRKAVDRLIAHHLSESSPLS; encoded by the coding sequence ATGGCGGATTATTCATTTGGCGGGCTGCTTGACGCCGACGGCGCTTTCACCTGGGTCTCCGGTGGCACCAACCCCGGCCTGACGATTGACGAGGCGAGCAACGGCCTGCCCGAGGTCTCGGCGGGGCAGGTCTTTACCTATAATGGCGGCGGCAAGGAAGCCGTGGTCGTGACCGACGACGACACCGGCTTTTTGGAAAGCGACAGCAGCCAACAGCGTCTTGCCGAACCCGCGACGATCAACGGCGTCAGCTATGGCGCCGGGACTCAGATCACCAGCACCGGGCTGATCCTGTTCCGCGACCCTGATACCGGCACCGAATACACCGTCTATACCGGCACGATGGGCACCAATAGCGACCGGGAAACGAGTGCGACCGAGTTCTATATCTGGCAGGATGGCAAAGAGCCGCCCGACGGGACCGACCTGACCGTGGTATCCCGATCGCAGCCCCGCTCGATCCCCTATAGCACCCTGCCCGCCCCGTGTTTCTGCAACGGCACGCTGATCGAAACGCCCGACGGGCCGCGCCCGGTCGAAGACCTGAGCGAGGGCGATCTTGTCATTACGGCTTCGGGCCGCGCGATGCCGATACTCTGGATCGGGTCTCGCGAGGTGCAGCCGCAAGAGCTGCTCGCCCTGCCCAACCTGCGGCCGGTGGTGATCTCTGCCGGCAGCCTCGGTAAAGCCCGGCCCGCGACGGATCTGATGTTGTCACCGCAGCACCGCGTCCGGATCTCTTCGGCGATCACGCAGGCACTGGCCGGCACGGCCCATGTGCTGATCCCGGCGATCAAGCTGCTTGGGGTGCCGGGCGTCCGCCTGCATGATGGCAATGTGCCTTTCACCTATTTCCACCTGCTGCTTGAAGCGCATAGCTGCGTGCTCAGCAACGGCGCATGGACCGAGTCGCTGTATCTCGGCAAAGAGTTTCTGGGCAGCCTCTCTGCGGAGGGGCGGGCCGAGCTGGAGATGATCTTCCCCGAGCTGTTCGACGCGGATTTCCGCTATCCGCTCGCCGCCCCGATCATGTCGCGCCGCAAGGCGGTGGACCGGCTGATCGCCCATCATCTGAGTGAATCGTCACCGCTGAGCTGA